GCCGCGCAGGTATGTGCCCTGTGCGACCGTTGCTGGCGCGCCCCTCGCCGAGTTGTCATTGTCCCGCTAACCACTGGAATGCCGCAGGCCTCGACATCACGACCCTTTGTCGGCGCTGcccaacgtcgccgccatggctcaGTTCCTGACCACAGTGTTAGTTCTCTCCCCATCCTCGCAAACCCCCCATACATAGCCCATTCTCGCAAAGCAAACatcatgggcgccgccgtcgccgccgccgcgtttcGCTACCTGAGCCCCAAGTCGGTCGTGACCATGTCGCGCATCGACAACACCATCATCCCCGTCCACGAGGACggctcggccggccggccgctcTCCGACGCCTCCATGGACACCATTGCTAACGTccaggccctggccgacTGCAGTAACCAACGGACTAAGAATCAGTTCCGGCCGCGCGTCGGCAAGGGTGGCGCGACGAGCTACCAGCTGCGACAATATGCCGAGGTCACATTGGGAGGTGGCAGCCTGAGAAAGGTTGTCAagctgcccgagggcgaggacgagaacgagTGGCTCGCCGTCAACAGTAAGCAGGGAATCGCCGCACGACAAATGGTAGCTCGCTGACGTTGCTACAGTGGTCGACTTCTACAACCAAATCAACCTGCTCTACGGCGCCATTACTGAATTCTGCTCTCCGCAGTCATGCCCCGAGATGAAGGCGACCGACGAGTACGGACCCTCCCCACCACATCCCCCATGTCACGGATGAAGCAGCTGACGAGTACAGGTTTGAGTATCTGTGGCAGGACAGCGAGAACTACAAGAAGCCGACCAAGATGCCCGCCCCGGCGTACATCGAGCAACTCATGACGTGGGTGCAGGCCAATATCGACAACGAGACAGTGCTGCCGAGCAAGATTGGTTCGTTGTACTCCTAGCAATATGTagcgggcgacggccaggctgACTACCATCTAGGCGTACCGTTTCCCAAGTCGTTCCCGGCGCTGGTCCGCCAAATCTTCAAGCGCATGTACCGCGTCTACGCACACATCTACTGCCACCACTACCCCGTCATTCGCGAGCTTGGTCTCGAGCCGCATCTCAACACGAGCTTCAAGCAATACGTGctcttcatcgacgagcaCGGCCTGGCCAGCGGCCGCGACTACTGGGGTCCCTTGGGTGATCTCGTGGACAGCATGTTGCGGAGCGACTGAGCCGCACGGGCAGGCATCTCTCTCATTGAGGGACGCATGACTTTGTATAAATAGTTTTGGGAGCTCCGGCGTTGTGGCTTTCAAACATGATGACGGATATTAATGCTTGCAAGAATTGGCAGACACAATAGAGTCAAGGTTTCACTTTGTTTGCCGTGCGGCActctgtgctgctgccgatcAGATCATGTCAAATTCCATCTGCCGATGTTGAAATGATGAACCAATGATCCGGGTTCGCTTCGTTGCGGCCTCAGGATGAAATGTGACCACGACCAACGAGTTCAAAAAAACACACAACCCGGGCTAGGCTGGCCCGTGGGTATGGTGGGCGTAGCCACACAACAAGGTGcctctggtggtggtgggccgGTGGTAGGGGCAGCTTGGCGTGGTGGCAGTCGTGGCTTGTTGCCTTATGTAATAACATTGGTGCCTCACAGCCGGCAAGGCATCCACTTCCAAAATTGCCGACCGCGAGAACCTCAACCGCCGAGCTCCACGACTTGCCTCTCCCACGTCGAACCCTTTCCTCGCCAATTCTACCtcccacgcccgccatgctCTCCCGACAAGCCCTCCGTGCCGTCCGGGCCACCGCCCCCCAGCGTGCCCTCCCCATGCGCGCCGTCCCCGTGCGAagctttgccgccgccgccggcggcaccgagggcCAGCCCCCCATCACCGTcttcggcctcgacggcaccTACGCCTCCGCCCTGGTacggcctccccccctcccctacCCCCTCTGTCGCTCGGAATaggcgcggcggacggccCCGTGGCCAATTGATGCagtggccgcccgccggcacGCGTCGTGCGTGAAAGCGCTGGGGGAGCCCTGAGACTAACGACGCTGACGCCTTTGCGCCAATTTACAGTAcacggccgcctccaagTCGTCATCGCTCGACcccacggccaaggcgctcgcCAACCTCGGCACCATCGTcgacaaggacgccaagCTCTCGCagatcctcgccgccccgacgcTGACCCCCGAGGACAAGTCGGCCATTGTCGCCGAGCTCAACAagcacgccggcgccagcagcgagaCGGTCAAGAACTTCCTCGACACCCTCGCCGAGAACAACCGCCTGGGCCTCCTCCAGGGCGTCTGCGCCAAGTTTGGCCAGATcatgtccgccgcccgcggcgaggtcgagatGACCGTCACCAGCGCTCAGGTACGGACCCCGCGTGCCCGTCGACCCCCTCCCCATCACGGAATGGTGACGCATCATCATTGATGGGCGACATGGCATATGGCTAACGAACCAATAATCAGGCCCTCGACAGCAAGACCCTTTCCCGCCTCGAGACTGCCGTCGCCAAGTCCTCCTAcgtcggccagggcaagaagctcaaggtcACCAACCAGGTACGCGAGTGGCCCCACCCGGGAACTCCCGATACCCCAAAATGGGCAGCATCGCCAAATGTTCCCGAGATCAGGCACTGACGATTTCTTTCCAGGTCAACCCCGACATCGTTGgtgggctcgtcgtcgaggtcggtgACCGCACCATCGACCTCAGCGTCTCCGCCCGCATCGCCAAGATGAACAAGCTCCTGACGGACACCCTGTAAATGTACCAACCAAGACCTCAACCGCATGACCACcataacaacaacaactaCATCTTATTTCCTCTTTTTGCGTCAAGTCCTCCCTCCAATCTTGATGTCATGGCGGCCCCTCGTTCGGGACCCGAGCAAGAAGCAAAGCGGAGGGGGGCAACGGTTCGAACACCCCTCGGTGGTGGCTGGACCGTGCCGGCGCGGGTGGCCTGGGAGGCTGCCCGGCCGTGTAGAAGGCTGTCGATAGTGATATGAAATAGAAAGCATTGTCTCGCCTTTCTGAATGCCTATGACGAATCTGCTCTCAGCGTGCCACCTTGTCCTTCCGGCGAGCAACGCATGTCGCCCCAGTGTAGCCTGAATGGTGTAGAACGATATATGTCAGTCTATCTATATGTATCCGTTTTTAATAAAGGCGCCCCCGGACTGTATGCTCTCCATTATTCGCCTCCCGTCTAGCGCCGGGCCACCCGCCGCTACCTGCCACCTCCAGTCCCAGACATAATCTATTCCCGACGGTACAAGATATCCAAACACGTTTTCAGGCCTTCGTTTCGAACTCATCTTCATGCTCAAAGTCGCCGTTTTGGGTCTTGTACCGCGTTAGCTGGTCCGCAATGTAATGATGCAtgtgctcgtcggcctcggccttttcTTTCGACCTGGTATCGTCGTGAACGGCCGagtcagcatcgtcgtccgcgccgtTGACGGACGTGTCAAAGTCACTGCGGGCGCCTATGGAGCGGGCTATCGAAGACCGGCGGACATGCCGCAGGCCGTTCGAGCGGGGGGTTCCGCTGTCGATGGTGCGCTGGAACATGTCGTCAAAGTAAtgcgccatggcgacggacggcgtGCGAGGCGTTTGCGGCAAACGGCAGTTAACACTGCACGAGCTGTCAGCGATTGTTCAAGAGGTGGGAGGGATGGTTCGTTGAAAAACTTACCCCGTGTCGTGAATCATCCGCGCAATCAAGCCTGTCCATCCGCACTGATGTGACGCGCCCAGGCCACGACCCGAGTCACCATCGAAGAATTCGTAGAACCAGAGGTAGTCCTTCCAGTGTTCATCGAAGTCGAGGCGATCGTCTCCATGGTTGACGCTTCGTCGGCCGTCGTCTTTCCGCGCGAAGAGGTGCTGAAGACGGTGCTGAATTTCCTCGGATACCTTGCCTAGATGCATGTAATCGCCACTGCCTGTAGGGCACTCGACCTGAAGTTCCGGTCCGTAGAAGAGGAAGAACCTCTGGAGAGACTCAACAAGCAAAAAGTTGACACACAGCCAAATCGGCCCTCTCCAATTGCTGTTGCCACCGAAAAGTCCAGTGTCGGAGTCTCCCGGCACGTATCCCACACAGAACTTCTGGCCGTTGACATCCATAGAGTACGGGTGTTCCTTGTGATACTTTGACAGCGAGCGGATACCATGGTCGCTGAAAAActcatcctcgtcaagcATCCGCTTGAGAATTTTCTCCAGACGATCCCTGCTGACGATGGAGAGCAGGATGCGGTCGCCCTTGCCCCTCTTCCTAATACTGGCCATGTTTCTCTCAGCCAGATCGACCCGGTTGTGCACGAACCATTCGACCCTCTTCTTGAAGGACGGGAGCTTGTTTATCAATTCTGGTTCCAAAGTTGTTGTGGCATAGAGAGGGATGAGTCCAACCAAGGACCGAACGGGGAGCTGCTCGATCCACGGGCCGCCCCAAGAGATGGCGTCGTAGTAGAAACCATCTTCCTCGTTCCAGAGGGACTTCTCGTCCTTGCCCGCCCGGAAAGTCATGGCGTCACTAATGAGGATAAAGTGTTCAAAGAACTTGGAGGCAATGTCCTCATAGATGCGGCGgtgcttggccagctcgagggcaaTGTTGAGCATGGACAGGCAGAAGAATGCCATCCAGCCGGTGCTGTCCGCCTGTTCCAAGACGCCCCCGGTGGGCAATGGCTCCGACCGGTTGAATAGGCCAATattgtcgaggccgaggaaaCCGCCCTCGAAAACGTTTTTGCCATCTGTGTCCTTTCGATTTACCCACCAGGTGAAATTGAGCAGTAGCTTTTGGAACACACGCTCGAGGAAGTCGAGGTCCTGACGTCCATACATCTTCCTCTCAATCTTGAAGACCCTGAAGGTAGCCCAGGCGTGGACAGGCGGGTTCACATCACCAAAGTTCCACTCGTATCTAGATGAGGTAAGCATGGGCGTTTGAGACGTTGCGTGACTTCAAAGAGGGACTCACGCTGGGAGCTGGCCGTTCGGGTGGCAGTACCACTCCCTTGTGAACAGGTCGAGCTGTTTCTTCGCAAAGTCGGGGTCCAGCATGGCGAGCGGTATGCAATGGAACGCGCTGTCCCAGGCTGCGAAGAATGGATACTCCCAAGAGTCCGGCATCGACAGGATATCGTCACAGTACATGTGTTTCCATTGCGAGTTGCGCACTCCTATGCGATCCGGCGGGGGTGGGGGCATCGACGGGTCGCCGTTAGCCCACTGATCCCAGATAAAGTGATAATGCTGCTTTGTCCACATCATGCCTGAGAAGGCCTGCCTTTGAATATTTCGCAGGTCATCCGTCATCGGCATGGGGCTGATTCTGTAGTAGAATTCGTCGGCCTCTTCTCTGCGCTTttcgatgatgtcgtcgaatTCCTCTTCGTCCAGGAAGGTCATGTCCTTCTTGGTGAACCGGAAACGGACCACTGCGCTCGTTAGCCGGGCTTTTATATGCATTGTGTGATGTTGGGAACAGGGTCATACCTGCGCACGCTCCAGGGTCAACGCCCCCGTCCTCGTTGAAGTTGAACCACGCAGCGCATTTGGTGCCGGTGTGAGCCGGGTTCACAGCCGCCTTCTCTCCGTCTACAATGTACCTATGGAAAGCATCCTTGACGTAGGGCTGCTTGTTCTCCTGCTTGTACAAAGCCTTGAAGTTGGTGTCATTCTCCGTATACATCAGTTCGGGCAGCACGTCGTCTCCGCTTGAGCCAACTCCAGGCGATGGTGACAGGAGAAAAAAgcgctcgccgaggtcatGGTGATTTGACTTGGCGGCGGTCTCCGTATGCGTCGCAATCGAAGGCTTCTTATCCTCTGACTCTCTGCCCCAGCTCCAGGTGTTTCGAAACCAAACTTGCGGGATGATGTGAATCGGGGCGGGGTCAGGCCCTCTATTCCACGCCGTGACGCGGAAAAGGAGTTCGTCGGGATCATCCGTCTCTTTGGCCGTTTCGATGAAGATGTCCCAGTACCTGTTGTCGTCGAACACTCCAGTGTCGATGATTTGGTATTCCTTCTCCTTTCGCGACCGGCGAGCATTTTCCTTGATAATATCCTCGTAAGGGAACTTTTTCTGGGGGTATTTGTACAAGAATTTCATGTAGGAGTGCTGTTGTAAGGGTTAGCCATCGTTGCGGCAATTGTTGCTCCCGGAGCGGGATCGTACCGTCTACGGAGCGAGATATATTAGCACATTACGCCTGGCCGTTAGATTGTATGATATCATTGGTACTGACTGGTGTATTGTCAAGGTGAAAATGGGCTTCCTTGACGCTCTCTCCATGGTTGCCTTGAGGGTTGGACAATCCAAATAGGCGCTCTTTCAGAAAGTCGCTATGGCATGTTAGGCATGAATTTTTTACTTTTTTCGCAATGTTATCATGGAGTTTTTTCGCGTACTCTTCCTCATTCCAAAAGCTGAAACCAATGTTTTGTAGGCCATGCGTATCAGACACGCCGGCGATACCGTCCTCACCCCATCGGAAGGCTCGCGATCGGGCGTGGTCGTGGGGGAAGTCTGGGAGTAGAAGTTAACGGGAATCGTCGGATGCAACGGACGAGGTGTTCAGCATACGGCTCCAAGCGTCTCCGTCGGCACTGTAGTCCTCTCTCACTGTCGACATGTCAGCTTTATGCCTCATGGCAGGCGTGCAGCGAAAGctcgcagcggcggagggTGGTTACCTGTCGCCCATTGGCGTTCGGCGACGTAGGGTCCCCATTTCTTCCAGTATTTTGTGCGCTCGCGATCCTCTTTGAGGCgtttctcctcctcggtgaggTACTCGTGGCCATCAAAGACcaccatgatggcggcgcgtgcGAAGGCGGGACGCGGGAAGCTCTCTGCACGGAAGCTTTGGAGACGGGAAGCGGGGAGCTTGGAGTATCGTGAACGGCACAGGCAAGCTTCGTGAAGTTGCCAGACAAAGTGCCAACACGGACGGGAGCGTTTCCAGGGATGTTGGGGAGGCAATTGTTTCGCAGAGGCCGAGTTTTACGGAGTTGGCGGTCTCGTCATGACATCGACGATGGAGTTGGCGACTAGCTGCAATGGACGGCACTGCGTCGCCAGCGTGGGGCAGCAGTCGCTACTGCTGAtacgggcggcggggcatTCTGGCTATTTTGCTTCGAGTGGCCACTGACAGGCGGGCTGGGATGAGGTGGGCTACGCTGGTTCGCTTGTTGGTAGCGGCTGCCGCATGTGCCAGTGATagtgccggtgccggtgccaTTTTGATGCCGGCGGGCGGAAGCTGCGCGCGCAGTGCGACCAGCTTAGCGTTGGCTGGCTCCTGCCTCTGATGCCTTGCACACGAAGTACCTGTGATAGTGTGTAGCTTGGAAGGCAAGTCAATACTCCTATCATACTAGTACGCAGCGTGCGGAACGATGGGACTCTTTTTGCACAGCAACCCCCGCCTGCCAAGTTTCTGCGACGCAGTTGCCATGCGGAGGTGCTTCGTGCTCTCACATATAGGTACTAAGTACCCACTATGTCTTGCTTTACCATAAAAAGCTGCCAGAGGAGCCACAATGCGGTTCTGCGGTGCGGCAACTCGCAGATGCAGATTGGTGGAGATTCGACGTGGTCGGGATTTTAACCAAGCATTCCTATTACTCCGtcccgctgcccgccgaaTCGTGGCAAGCGGAGAGGCTGGCGAGGTCGAAGCCTTGTTTACGGCGCGGAAAGTACGGAAACCGAGCTCCGGGTTGTCCAGCACGGCACGAGCACCTGTTGCTGACGACAAGGGCCGTGTTGCGCCTCGGAACCGTGCGCGCTCGTCGAACGTCCCACCGAGCCTCACcggctgctggtgatggaTAGATAACTCGAGTCGTAACAAGTTCACGAGCCAGCTTTGTAGATAGAGGTGTCACAGTGCCCACCGCGAGAGAAGTACATCTTCATCATATGTAGGAAGTCCTTGGCTGTCCTGGCCCGCGATTCCACGTAGGCGACTAAGATTAGATGAACAAGTGCTTGCACCAGTTGGCAAAGA
The genomic region above belongs to Purpureocillium takamizusanense chromosome 5, complete sequence and contains:
- the DBR1_3 gene encoding lariat debranching enzyme, variant 2 (EggNog:ENOG503NYK1~COG:D), which gives rise to MGAAVAAAAFRYLSPKSVVTMSRIDNTIIPVHEDGSAGRPLSDASMDTIANVQALADCSNQRTKNQFRPRVGKGGATSYQLRQYAEVTLGGGSLRKVVKLPEGEDENEWLAVNMVDFYNQINLLYGAITEFCSPQSCPEMKATDEFEYLWQDSENYKKPTKMPAPAYIEQLMTWVQANIDNETVLPSKIGVPFPKSFPALVRQIFKRMYRVYAHIYCHHYPVIRELGLEPHLNTSFKQYVLFIDEHGLASGRDYWGPLGDLVDSMLRSD
- the DBR1_3 gene encoding lariat debranching enzyme (EggNog:ENOG503NU5D~COG:A), translated to MAQFLTTVNQRTKNQFRPRVGKGGATSYQLRQYAEVTLGGGSLRKVVKLPEGEDENEWLAVNMVDFYNQINLLYGAITEFCSPQSCPEMKATDEFEYLWQDSENYKKPTKMPAPAYIEQLMTWVQANIDNETVLPSKIGVPFPKSFPALVRQIFKRMYRVYAHIYCHHYPVIRELGLEPHLNTSFKQYVLFIDEHGLASGRDYWGPLGDLVDSMLRSD
- the ATP5 gene encoding ATP synthase F0 subcomplex subunit OSCP atp5 (BUSCO:EOG09264KDO~COG:C~EggNog:ENOG503NXBK) — encoded protein: MLSRQALRAVRATAPQRALPMRAVPVRSFAAAAGGTEGQPPITVFGLDGTYASALYTAASKSSSLDPTAKALANLGTIVDKDAKLSQILAAPTLTPEDKSAIVAELNKHAGASSETVKNFLDTLAENNRLGLLQGVCAKFGQIMSAARGEVEMTVTSAQALDSKTLSRLETAVAKSSYVGQGKKLKVTNQVNPDIVGGLVVEVGDRTIDLSVSARIAKMNKLLTDTL
- a CDS encoding uncharacterized protein (EggNog:ENOG503NWVS~COG:G); amino-acid sequence: MVVFDGHEYLTEEEKRLKEDRERTKYWKKWGPYVAERQWATVREDYSADGDAWSHFPHDHARSRAFRWGEDGIAGVSDTHGLQNIGFSFWNEEDDFLKERLFGLSNPQGNHGESVKEAHFHLDNTPHSYMKFLYKYPQKKFPYEDIIKENARRSRKEKEYQIIDTGVFDDNRYWDIFIETAKETDDPDELLFRVTAWNRGPDPAPIHIIPQVWFRNTWSWGRESEDKKPSIATHTETAAKSNHHDLGERFFLLSPSPGVGSSGDDVLPELMYTENDTNFKALYKQENKQPYVKDAFHRYIVDGEKAAVNPAHTGTKCAAWFNFNEDGGVDPGACAVVRFRFTKKDMTFLDEEEFDDIIEKRREEADEFYYRISPMPMTDDLRNIQRQAFSGMMWTKQHYHFIWDQWANGDPSMPPPPPDRIGVRNSQWKHMYCDDILSMPDSWEYPFFAAWDSAFHCIPLAMLDPDFAKKQLDLFTREWYCHPNGQLPAYEWNFGDVNPPVHAWATFRVFKIERKMYGRQDLDFLERVFQKLLLNFTWWVNRKDTDGKNVFEGGFLGLDNIGLFNRSEPLPTGGVLEQADSTGWMAFFCLSMLNIALELAKHRRIYEDIASKFFEHFILISDAMTFRAGKDEKSLWNEEDGFYYDAISWGGPWIEQLPVRSLVGLIPLYATTTLEPELINKLPSFKKRVEWFVHNRVDLAERNMASIRKRGKGDRILLSIVSRDRLEKILKRMLDEDEFFSDHGIRSLSKYHKEHPYSMDVNGQKFCVGYVPGDSDTGLFGGNSNWRGPIWLCVNFLLVESLQRFFLFYGPELQVECPTGSGDYMHLGKVSEEIQHRLQHLFARKDDGRRSVNHGDDRLDFDEHWKDYLWFYEFFDGDSGRGLGASHQCGWTGLIARMIHDTGVNCRLPQTPRTPSVAMAHYFDDMFQRTIDSGTPRSNGLRHVRRSSIARSIGARSDFDTSVNGADDDADSAVHDDTRSKEKAEADEHMHHYIADQLTRYKTQNGDFEHEDEFETKA